TTACTAACAGGTACAGTTCAGTTGAAAACGTGCTTCTCTGCCAGATATCACTTAGTTGGTACACACCAGTTCAAACTGTGAAAACTGTGAGTGTTTTGCTCCCTAGCAACTAGGCCAGATGTGTTTCTGTATTAGTTTTCCCTTTATATTCCTCTGTATGACTGAACTGACAAGGAACTCCGTAACTTGCCAAGAAGGTCATGTGTGTAGGATTACAATGCTCAttcatttgaaaaaatgcaaTTGTGTTATAAAAATGGATAAGGGATTCAAAgccaattaataaaatgaaattgataaatataaaaagaaactattctgtgtttaatttttttctgaaaacattcTGCTTTCACAAACTGAAATATATCATCGTAACACTGACAAGTTCATCctctgttttaaaagtatttttttttaaatgctgcatTTAGTGTAAAGGTCCTTGGTGTCATACATTATAACCTATAATAACATCTCTACATAGGGAGTTGTTTTATCTCTTAACTTTTGTTGTAGTTATACTTGTGGTGTGCCCCTTTCTAAGTGATATTTGGCAGTAAAGCCTCTTAATGTATGTTCTGAATGATAAATGGAGCTGCATGCTGTGATCATGTATGATGATACTCACTGAAAGTCTCTTTCATTCTGTGAAATGTAAAGATAGACACCATAGATCATACCTGAATGCTCTAAACATTACTTAAGCTACTTAAACTCTTTTCTCTGTTGTTATAACTATCACCTAATATAGTAGGGATGAACCTCTGTACTCTACTTTTAGTAGTCTCGTTTCTATCTTTCTTATATTGTCTGTGTCTAGATTCATCTTTTGTTTTAAAATCCAGttgcacacaaatatatttatgaacCGTTTGAACTTAAAATTGACAGTTATAAAACCTTTAAATTAGTCAGTTAATACTTCAAACATCTAAtgtctgtttttttgtgtgtgattattGGGTGGCTTGATTATATCTTGTAGGGTCGGTTACTACAGCCGCAGCAGAAACAATAGAGCTGGCTGCTGCCTCCGTGATCGAGACTGGTCTTCTGGAGTCTGGATCAGTGGAGGATGTGTCAGTTAAAGCACTACCAGAGATGCCCACTGAGGTGACTACAGCAGATCATTTGGAAAATGTACCAGTAACAGAGGTGGCACCTGTTGCTCCAGTGATGGAGGAGGAACCAGCTTCTCAAGTAGCAGAGGCCCCAGATGCCGCTATAATAGTAGAGCCTCCTGTAGCAGAGCAATTGTCCATTCCTCCAGTTTCCAATGTTGTAGGTGAGCCTGTTGCCACAGTGATTGAAGCAGCACCAGTTTCCCCAGTTGTAGAAGAACCAGCTGTTGCAGCAGTGGAAGAAGTGACTCCAGTTGTAAAGGAGACACCAGCTGATTCTCCAGTACTCTCAGAAGAAGCATCTGATGTCCCTGTGATAGAAGAGGAAGTCTTGTTTGCCCCAGTGAAAGAAGAGACACCTATTACCCCAGAAACAGAAGAGGTATCAGTTACCccagtgacagcagagacatcTATTGCCCCAGAAGCAGAGGAGGAATCAGTTGCCCCACTGATAGAAGAGGTGCCTGTTGCCCCAGAAGCAGAAGAGGAATCAGTTGCCCCACTGATAGAAGAGATGCCTGTTGCCCCAGAAGCAGAAGAGGAATCAGTTGCCCCACTGATAGAAGAGATGCCTGTTGCCCCAGAAGCAGAAGAGGAATCAGTTGCCCCACTGATAGAAGAGATGCCTGTTGCCCCTGTGCCAGAAGAGGCAGCTGTTTCCTTTGTAACTGAAGAAGCTCCTGCTGTTGTTGCTGAAGACGCACCTGTTGTAGCAACTGAAGAACTCGATGAAACACTTGCAGTGGCAGAAGAGGATATTCCAGTGGTTGAGGAAGTGAAGGCAGAAGAGGTGAATGCTGGAAGTGCAGTTGTGGAGGCCCCAGTAAGTAAAGTCGAGGAACAAGCAGCAAGTCCAGTTGTGGAAGTTACAAAAAGTGTTGTTGAACCAGATGTTCCTAGCATAGTGGTTACTGAGGAAGTTGCTCCAGCTGAAACATCAAGTGCACCTTTGGAAGAGCCCAAACGAGACTACATAGTGGTTATCTTGGAGGGAGCTCCCAAAACAGAAAAGAAGCCAATGGTGCTCGGTGTGTCACCCGTGACTGGCAAGATCATCCCAGCCCCTGATGATAGTGAAGATCCATTGGGACAGGTAACAGGTAATCTGGTTTAACAATGCACTGCTGGTAAACTAGTTAAGAAAATAATGATGGGAGCAAAATATGTGGATTAACAGAATCATTGCTTGACAAATGCTCGACATTAGATGAATAGTGAATTAGCAAGAATATGGTAAGATATATTAAGACAAAGACCCGTGTATTCTGATGTAAGTTCCTGACATACTTTGTGACGTTCTTTTAATTAtacaaatgttactttttaatattGTTCCTAGGGCAAGCGCCGTTTGCTTAAAGTGCAGATGTATTAACAACAACTAAAAAAGGTAACATCATATTatgaaaatcatgttttctttgtttgtgttttaataatataagacataatatattttctaataatagtAATTCATATTTGACATTTGTATCAAatgtaatgtttggaaatgtgaaCATCACTATTACAGTCTATTATATAATactttgattttttaaaaatatattaaaaaagaaactttATTGAGCACAAGAGActgctttaaaaaacaataacaaatctTACCGATACAAACCTTTAAAAGGTAGTGTATATTGACTTGATATTttcattcttgttttgttttttagttggGAGCAGTCCGATGTCCTGGGATAGTCCTAATGTCCTGATAAACAATTAGTGATGTGCCTTCCCCATTCCCTTGACCCCCTGGATTCCAGTAATCCTTACACTGAGCCCAAAATGCTGTTTCCTCCCGACTAAGCTCAAAATAACACTTTATATCCACTGACATGCTCTCCACTGGAGAGTGGTTACTTCATGTGAACATTCACTTCATGTTGATGTGAGACAAAAGTTCTTTGACAGTTATAATATACATGAAAAGCTGTGACCTATATTTATAGCCTTTTTAAATGGAACTCCACTCTTTTTGACTCAACTGCACATTGGAGCCTATATTAGTGAACCCTACCTCAAGCATCACATTATAGGACATGTCTTGGAATTGGCATGTCAATAGTTACAACCAGCAGGGCTACAAATTTGCCACAAGCACTGTCATACCTGCATGCTGGCCAACAGTTTTCTGGTTCTCCTCTGTCTTCAAtctatttcatttgttttatttatgaattgacactattattttttatacCTCTCTACCTCAGCTTGAAAAGACAGTGTTGTTCTTTTTCCAGTCACCAGTATTATAGAAACCAGCTGGCATTACCAATGTGACATGACTAGTCAATAAAAACAACTTACAAACAGATAACATTAAGCAATATAGTAAACACAACGATAAGCCATGTGACAAGTCACATTCCAGTATTCATTTCTAAAGCAAGTTTCTACAATGTTATCCAAAAGGCAGACCTCACTGTTGCACTCCTTTGCCTTTGTTTTCCTGTTCTCTCTTCTCCTGTGATTTATAAAACATGTTGTTtggcaaatacataaataaattccTTTGCTTGATGTGGCAAAAGCAATGTCCCCAAACCTGTTATGCTAACATTATACTGTCATTGATACTAGTTTTGATGCTCATATGATTTGAGATTTTAGACTGGTCCACAAGGGATGTTTaggtcagataaaaaaaaaataccaaggCCACTAAAGCCTCCATATATATCGGGTCACCTCATACAATACTGCTAGTCTTGTTCTCTCAaacccacccttccctccctttctcatccattcagccaaccttatcctacattatatttctatcagtTTGTATAAGGGGGTCCTCGTTGTCTGGTCTAAATATATGCTAGAGACGGTATccccaccctgagtctccctgagccatcaattcaagatgccCTGACCATCATCCCACTCCCTCGACCCcatcatcctctttctactcttccccagtttCATAGCTTGTTTGTAGCTAGTGAATGTGTCTTATTTCCTTAATATTTCTAAAGGGACCTTATAAGTCTTATAAATAAGATTGCAACTACATAATGTGAATGTGAGGGAATAATGGGAAGTATGGTTCAGTATAAATGGTGTTTTTAAGGgttcttttctgtttttgttttaaggtTTAGGGATGTAATACACAGCTTCACTATTAGGCCctaactaagttttttttttcttttttttctaaactgtGAATGTAtgtcaaagaaaaataaagagtTAAAACTTTTTTGTGTGATTGTTTCATTTCGGTCAAGATTTCTGTATTAAAGCTGCCATATTAGATTTGTGAATGACCTTATTTTGGTGATTTCAGGAGAAGCATTTTCAGGAAAGTATTAGTAATAGAGTTTCTCTGAGGTTACGACTGTACAGATTACtatttcaattttatattttatatttgaaatatagcTGGTGATGTATGCTACGTCTGCCTGACAcctttccccccaaaaaaatgctaatttaaatattattatataatttattgtgatagtattataaatagtttatttgtcGTGAGTTCTATcccattattttttgtttactgtgtttttaaattGAGCTTATTGAAATTTAAGCGCGCGCGCACCTGACAAGGGTGTATGTGACGTCGTGGACAGTTGCTGCGCACGCAGTTCGTCAGTCAGATCCTGCGACTGGAGGCCCGAGACCAGCTACGCAAGACATTAGCTACAACTACACCACCAACACCGCCTATCGTTTTATCATTAAACGTTACATTGAACAAATAGACATCTCTCTATCGTATGCATGCGTGCTCTTTATCAGCGAGCAATTCGCGCAAGTTGAACAGCTTTAACATCAGCCTGTCATTAGCATGGTTAGCATGCTAACCTTATGACAGAGTGTACTCGACTGTCTAGAGGTGCACCAAACGACAAGAAATCATCACAAACGGTGagaaatatcacaattttatatgtatacatacataagaGTTCAAAGTTGATTCATTTAGCCATCATTATAAAGTAGGAGGTTTGTTTTTAGCGCGGCTGTTTAAGCGTTCAACCTCAAACGTGTTTATCGATCTAATtaatcgttattattattattttttttacaattttataatttgttttctaTTCACTGGTATTATTTCACATCTGGCcactccttttaaaaaaaaaacggttgaTACAATATGTTATTGCAGGAGAATGGAGGCGCTATTTGTATGTCATTAATATAACAGACCACTAGTCAGGGTCCAGTATCAgtgtttacattttgttatgCTTGATGGAAACCCTAAAAGGCAACACAGCAGAGGAAATTTAATACAAAGATGGAGTATGAACTGGGCACAACCCTTAGGGGTTTtccttttgaaagaaagaaaaaccccTGAGCACCCCCCTCCCACCCCCCATAAGAAAAAGTACATATGATTGGGCTGAGATCACTTTTGCCAACAGGATACAGGCctcttccgttttttttttttgttttgtttctgtgtgtgtgtgtttgtgcatttgtttGCCTGAAGGTCTGCTCGTGATCTTTATTCATTTTAGATTTCCATGCCCACTGAAAAGACATCAGATGATATCAGTTCCCTGTTGCCCCAAGTAGTCACAAGATTTAGTACAAATGATataattcttaaatattttagttaatatacaattatttgtcTGAACAGTGTGTTGAGGGGAATGgtttaaagatattaatattttacacacCGTGCACAATGTTTTCCACCTTGCATttatcaaatgtttttgtttctcaGGCTGTGATATCACTCAAAGTCATCAGCGGGACGCAGTGGATAAGTGCAGTTCTCTCACAGAGGAATGAGTCATGACCTCTGTGGTGATCGTAGATGGTGGAGGGAATATACTGGAGTTTGTTGCTGGAGATGAGGAAGCTCAGCAGGTAAAATCCGCACCTGCACAAAATACACCCTTTCATATTAGGATTGCAGCTtaactaaaatctaaattaaaagcaTTTGAAGGAAActcaaagtgtttgttttttcccaGGAGGTCTGTCCTGATGGGGTGGAGGCTGGCGGAGAGAAGGCCTGCCCTGCAGTGATAGTGGAGCAGGTGAATAGTGCTGATGTGGAGCAGTGTTATGCTGCTCAGGTGTTGGTCTATGATGATCAGAATACCTACCTGGTGCAGGATGTGGCTGAGGAACAAGTTGTGGAGACTGAGTTGCTGGAGATGGGAGCAGGTAAGCAGTAATTGTTGTATTGGCTGTATTTCCATGCACAGAAAATGCTGTATTATGCGTTTGCTTGAAAAAGCAATCAGTGAGGTAGTCAAGTTGTAGCACTTGTTTCTTGTGTGTGTAACTAAACAATAAACCTAATTCAGAAAACCCAGAAAAACATGGCTGCAATGACTTGTTTGAATTTCCATGTTTACCATTAAACATGATTTGAGGTTATTTTCCAAATATGCCTTGTATTTTTTAGAGGGCTTAATTTTCTTTTAGAAGCAGGAACAACTTAAGAGGGACATCTTGTGGCGCTTTTGTGGAAGTTATAAATGATGCACATTAGAAAAACAACGCTTTTTGATAGTATATTTTTTTGAAGGATTAATACACTTGAAACACGTGGAAAAGGGTAAATAGGTTATGCAAACTTTAATCTGGATGGAAACGAtggttttgtattattttgttttgttttgatctctgcGCTGGAACGTGCAAAATACAACACTGAAGGCTCAGAATtctattttccttttaaaaacaCAGAAGGGAAGCGTATGTATAGTTGCATTTCATTGGTAATTGTGTAATATTAGAAATTATTGATCGTTTTTATACAGCAAGCAGCTGGTATGACTACTCGGCTTCACAATGTATCTAAACACTTGTTCGATTTACTCAAagatagtaaaaaataaataaatacatcactcATCACATAAGTGTGTCACGTGATTTGAGGTAATGAGCACTGGCTCCTTGTTGAAGTGAAGGATGCAAAAAACATTCGGCAACCAGGAAGTGAAGAGCAGCAGTCGTCAACCCGTGCACCAATTTTAAGTAATATTAAGTAATTTCTTGATCTTTTGTCATAGCAACATTTTTATTCGGTGTTTTTAGAGTAATGTATGCCATCGGTGTTGTGTATATTTGAAATTGTTCATTTGCAGTCAGTTGGAGTTATGATTTATTCTTAGCGGATTGATGCTGATTGTCTGAACCAGgaagtgtgtttgttttctttttgcatctTGGCCACGTTGTCTGTTAAAGTGTTTATAACAGTGTTTCGGCTTAAATGGTTTTGCGGTAGAACTTGAGGGTTTAAATGTTTTGTAGCAGCCGTTTAATTTTTGTtggattttaattttgtttaaatcaGCTAACGGTTCTGCTGtttactgatttattttcaaaatgaacGGAGACTACAACGACAATTAGTTTATTGCGGTCTATTTTGAAGGATAACGGGTGCGGGTTTGATTTTATTTACGAAATCTGAATCGGGGTAACTTAGCTTTTGGCTTTATGAGACCAAGACGAGATTGATTCAAAAAGCGTTGTAAGGGTTTTATAAACGAGTAACGTTTCGATTTATTGTATTTGATGCAACTAACTATTCAAGCTCTTTCGCTGTGTGCAGTAaatcaaatatgattaaaaatgagctttttgttttagtttagggCGGAAGTGTACTAATAGGCGTTATAGATCGTTGAGTGACAGGACGCCTGTCCAATGAGCGCTCAACATTGTTTTGTAGTCAGCAGTGTAGCCAATGAACATCGAAATAGAAGTATAGTTTCCCTTTACCGCCAGTTTATTAGGACAAGGAAACCTGTCCATAAAGTTTATTACTTTATGTACTGGAAAATATCTCTTTTAATCAAAAGCAACCTCAGTTTTGATTTTCTTGAatcatttttctgttttcatattgTAGTCTTAATAAACAGatagcaaaacattttttgttttagaaGAGAGTATTTAAATGATTGTATGTATgcagtttgtttgcttgtttttattgtgctttattgtacctctctctctcagtggagGTCTCTGTGCATGATAAAACTATTGAAGCAGCTGAAGCTCTGCTGCACATGGATTCACCGTCCAGCTTGCAGGGTGATCGCAGCACAGGTGAGATCTACATCTACACATGCTCTGCATGCTGTAACACAGGCTAACCTAACCTAACAAATTACTACTACTTAATATATCACATGTGAGTGAAGAGTTAAAATCACAATAGATCTCAATTTCTGCAGAGGAGCTTTTATCAGAGGTGGAGGTGGAAGTGAGAACAGAGGATATGGGACCCGTTGCCAAGGATATTGTTGTCCTGCAGGAGAACGatttactgaagaagaaaaagagaggtGAACCAGTGTTTACGCAATGCCATGAACTACAGATATGTTTGGAAATTAATGCATGATTATTGCTTTATATTATAGTACATTGCATTTACTTAAGTGTGCTTTCAGCTCAATTCCTTAATTACACTACCGAAGTGCAAAAGTcaactttttgcacttttttttcaacacagttgaaaactgtaattttttgGGAGAGATTAATTTGTTTGCTGTTATCTTCCCCAGCAGGACGAAAATCCAGAACTCCAGGGAGTTTCTGTGATGGTTCCCTGGATATGGTCTATAAGAGGAAATCAAAAGAAAGCAAGGGTGAgcgtttctgtttgtttgttttttgggcaagagatttttctttttttttttttttttttggtgccacAACTTCCAAGTCTGACTCTTACAGGCTCAACCACTTACCTGTGGGAGTTCCTATTGGACCTTCTTCAGGACAAGGAAACCTGTCCGAAGTATATTAAGTGGACTCAGAAAGAGAAGGGCATATTCAAGCTTGTGGACTCCAAAGCGGTGTCTAAATTATGGGGCAGACATAAGAATAAACCTGATATGAACTATGAGACAATGGGGCGAGCACTCAGGTAATGTTAAATATAACAGTTTTTTGtttgaaggtttttttgtttgtaggTTTTTTGAACACTAGAAAATGTGCTAGCAGTCTtgatttatcttttcttttttttcctcctctctttttttatttatttatttgtaggtaTTACTATCAGCGGGGCATTTTATCAAAAGTGGAAGGACAAAGACTTGTGTATCAGTTTAAGGAGATGCCCAAAGACATTGTTTTCATAGATGATGACAATATGGACGACAGCATTGACGAAGGAAAAAGAGAATTCCCAGCTGCATCCAATCGCAGCAATTCAAAAGGCAAAGGGACTCCAGTCTCTCCCTCTACTACTGTACCTAAAATCATCAATCTAACCTCAGGACAAGATGCCTTCATGACTGTGCAACAGTCGCCAGACAACATAGCCACAGCCCCTGGGTGTGTATTCTGTGATGTGGAaaatgaagagagaaaaaaaatgcttattaaaaaaattaaatggaatcaaattatatatatatatatatatatatatatatatatacgtacatacatacataattccAAATTTTACCTCTTAAAATATATACCCAGTGGTCCAAATTTTACCTCTTAAAATTGCACCTGTCacaatgctttttttgttgttgtttccagGACAGTGAGGCTTGCCATGCAAGTTCCTGTACTTATGACAACACAGGGTCAGAAAATCTCCACAGTAACTGTCAACTCTCCCACCGTCCGCTCTCCGATCCTCACTGCGGCCAACTCAGTCACTGGGGGTAACAACACAGGCAAAGTGGTATACCAGGCCGTGCCAACGCTAGTGCCTGCTCAGGGCCAAAGCGGTGAGAGAATCACCTTGCAGCTCATCACCCTTCCCACCATGCCTGGCAAACCCGGCACTCCCATCACTCTGAGCACACTCTCCCCCGTCACCGTGCCTACCAGCAACGCCCAAGTCCTGAAGCTCACCGTCCCCTCCAACATCTCCACGACTGCCTCCACAGCTCCTGCAACTGTGGTGAcctcgcagccgggagtgaccgTGGTGCCGAACGCACAGCCAGCGATGTCTTTACAGGATGTGACTATTATTAAGGTTGAAACTCCTGAGGTTTCTTTGGATCAGACAGTTAACATGGCTGCGGAGAACACACCGAGCACACAGACGAACCCCACCACCACACAGAGCTGAGCAAACATCAGATATCACTGCATTCCCTCACAGGAACCAACATCAATGCTTGTCACacagatgcaaataaaacaagTGATGTGAAGAGTGGCTGTCTCTTATGTGAAACGCTTGTTCACACTCAACACTATAACCACCGTGTGTAGCCTGAGCCTGGGTTAGACTTTTCTTTCTTAAATATAGCTATTCAAATCACGCTTTGTTATAGCATACCATCTGTGCTGTGATGCTGTAGGAACAAACCTCACTTGGTGCTAAAGACTGAGAGGAAGACACATGGGTAAAGACAAACCGCCAAGATTTTGATCACCTGGTAATTTGGAGCATAAAATAATCTGCATAGACATACAATTCCtgtagttaatgataataaaacaaacaGCCTTAGGTCAGCTTTTTCCTCCTAAATCATTACTAAAAGTAACTGATTATGCTTTGTGTAAATATGAGATTTTGTTTTGCTATTTTGTaccaagatgtttttttttcttttttacagttcaAAGGAAACTGTTTTCTCAAGGACATTCAaatctgttgtttttttatgtcataTTCCAACTTTTTAAGTAATTTTCTTTGTGCATTTATCACAGTTTTCTGTATCATGCATTCACTGCTTTGTACTTTGcagataatttttttcacatgtacAAAAAAGGGAAAGAATGTCTGATACAGTGTATTGAATATTCAATATATGAagcatatattttgttgtattctTACCCTGAAATTGTATCCGAGTAGATTTAAATATAGATAATTATGCAAACAACTGGttcttgttgtttttgtgtgtgtgtggattgaaatgacccttttttttttttaaatgtaaacttaaagcTCTTTATCCATTCATTACAGAATGACAAAATAATGGAGTGTAGGAAATCAGTTTTCATGGTGTGAATTTCAGTTCAATTTCTATCTGTTATGAAGCCATACACAGCCCAAATAATCTGTACACTCATGCACACAAATGTTCCCTATGCAGTTTGATATTAGATGTTATACTGTAGACTTTATTAGTCTCTGTGGAATGTACTAGGATTTCTGGAGAGCTTTACTGTGTTGCTAACTTTAAACACAgctttaaatctgtatttttgctAATTGGCTCAGAGGGATTCGGACCAGAATAGATTGACTAAAGAATGACAATCTTTGCATCCGGTTCATAAGAGATTTCACCATTAAATGATGTATTTAGAAGACTGCAAGAAGAATATGGTAACTATATAAATCTTGATTAAATTGATATAGAAATAATCGCAGGGTTTAAAATATGAGAGTTTAGtag
This DNA window, taken from Carassius auratus strain Wakin chromosome 14, ASM336829v1, whole genome shotgun sequence, encodes the following:
- the LOC113114060 gene encoding histone-lysine N-methyltransferase 2D isoform X1 — its product is MFGCRAAWQRCGPLARQSLNRAQLSRNVVPRRLMSSVPGGSGENFLYVVLCGGAFAGAVAYAYRTVATDHARFVDRVSEIDARPKSDWKPKPWPPKSEENGNEEASAEEGEVAETVEAAVEEDVPAEAPEVLLETAEATTGKTGTLETVVEKVAETVAETAEVVAEVAGVVHETAEEVAAVAEEVQRVAKEVEAAAEAVVTPVIQAEEPASESNGSVTTAAAETIELAAASVIETGLLESGSVEDVSVKALPEMPTEVTTADHLENVPVTEVAPVAPVMEEEPASQVAEAPDAAIIVEPPVAEQLSIPPVSNVVGEPVATVIEAAPVSPVVEEPAVAAVEEVTPVVKETPADSPVLSEEASDVPVIEEEVLFAPVKEETPITPETEEVSVTPVTAETSIAPEAEEESVAPLIEEVPVAPEAEEESVAPLIEEMPVAPEAEEESVAPLIEEMPVAPEAEEESVAPLIEEMPVAPVPEEAAVSFVTEEAPAVVAEDAPVVATEELDETLAVAEEDIPVVEEVKAEEVNAGSAVVEAPVSKVEEQAASPVVEVTKSVVEPDVPSIVVTEEVAPAETSSAPLEEPKRDYIVVILEGAPKTEKKPMVLGVSPVTGKIIPAPDDSEDPLGQGKRRLLKVQMY
- the LOC113114060 gene encoding histone-lysine N-methyltransferase 2D isoform X2 → MFGCRAAWQRCGPLARQSLNRAQLSRNVVPRRLMSSVPGGSGENFLYVVLCGGAFAGAVAYAYRTVATDHARFVDRVSEIDARPKSDWKPKPWPPKSEENGNEASAEEGEVAETVEAAVEEDVPAEAPEVLLETAEATTGKTGTLETVVEKVAETVAETAEVVAEVAGVVHETAEEVAAVAEEVQRVAKEVEAAAEAVVTPVIQAEEPASESNGSVTTAAAETIELAAASVIETGLLESGSVEDVSVKALPEMPTEVTTADHLENVPVTEVAPVAPVMEEEPASQVAEAPDAAIIVEPPVAEQLSIPPVSNVVGEPVATVIEAAPVSPVVEEPAVAAVEEVTPVVKETPADSPVLSEEASDVPVIEEEVLFAPVKEETPITPETEEVSVTPVTAETSIAPEAEEESVAPLIEEVPVAPEAEEESVAPLIEEMPVAPEAEEESVAPLIEEMPVAPEAEEESVAPLIEEMPVAPVPEEAAVSFVTEEAPAVVAEDAPVVATEELDETLAVAEEDIPVVEEVKAEEVNAGSAVVEAPVSKVEEQAASPVVEVTKSVVEPDVPSIVVTEEVAPAETSSAPLEEPKRDYIVVILEGAPKTEKKPMVLGVSPVTGKIIPAPDDSEDPLGQGKRRLLKVQMY
- the LOC113114060 gene encoding histone-lysine N-methyltransferase 2D isoform X3, with product MFGCRAAWQRCGPLARQSLNRAQLSRNVVPRRLMSSVPGGSGENFLYVVLCGGAFAGAVAYAYRTVATDHARFVDRVSEIDARPKSDWKPKPWPPKSEENGNEEASAEEGEVAETVEAAVEEDVPAEAPEVLLETAEATTGKTGTLETVVEKVAETVAETAEVVAEVAGVVHETAEEVAAVAEEVQRVAKEVEAAAEAVVTPVIQAEEPASESNGSVTTAAAETIELAAASVIETGLLESGSVEDVSVKALPEMPTEVTTADHLENVPVTEVAPVAPVMEEEPASQVAEAPDAAIIVEPPVAEQLSIPPVSNVVGEPVATVIEAAPVSPVVEEPAVAAVEEVTPVVKETPADSPVLSEEASDVPVIEEEVLFAPVKEETPITPETEEVSVTPVTAETSIAPEAEEESVAPLIEEVPVAPEAEEESVAPLIEEMPVAPEAEEESVAPLIEEMPVAPEAEEESVAPLIEEMPVAPVPEEAAVSFVTEEAPAVVAEDAPVVATEELDETLAVAEEDIPVVEEVKAEEVNAGSAVVEAPVSKVEEQAASPVVEVTKSVVEPDVPSIVVTEEVAPAETSSAPLEEPKRDYIVVILEGAPKTEKKPMVLGVSPVTGKIIPAPDDSEDPLGQVTGQAPFA